The Apium graveolens cultivar Ventura chromosome 3, ASM990537v1, whole genome shotgun sequence sequence ggataataaaggaatcaacgtttcaaggtttcaaggattcgatctttcaaagtataagataccatgggttgagtatataatagttcatttcagtgtttggtatttagtttgtatgtatttgtagagtagtatcgtagatttgtggttcttatttgggtatacaataatcaatgaattagaaagaatatgattcatggctcaaggacaataactgaaatcaggatttaggtttctgtgcttcaaagcacttgcaatatcacaggattatcaagtactacaatatctcgagaaagttcagaacacttgcctggtattagcttactacactgcactcgcttccaatcacaaccgttttactcctcaactacctgtttccctttcctacgtcttgcctcttctgctcacatatcataagcatctatcaataatttactcatggaattctattcaacacatacttctatctacccttcgttttacccaaatccgattaacggattgaaagttatgtaataatcaagtaaacaccgaatatatagaccgatagtcaattaacaagtcacatatagcacataatacatcacgtaatcaatgatatattatttataaagaagtctcgggtcataaataggctttctggtatttaaaatgatttttaaaacatttttcgaaattaaaacgggtcgttggatcaatttcgggttaataaacagggttcggttggcccattctggctccgaaataattttagaataattctcgagccttgaaaataatttagaataatattttaaagctcgaaactatttttcagaatttttaaatcatttttaaataattaaatctaattaaataactaattaaaatcaattaataattaattaaatcaattaatcaattaattttcgaattaattgaccaattaatcaattataaattaactgaaattaattaactaattaatttagatttatttgtgaattaaaaataattttcagaattaaaataataatttttagaattttcaaaaattaaaaacgaatttttataataaaaataaataggaaatatgatttttaaacattttataaacaggaatcctaaatttgcaaagtctggaaacttcagggacctaactgtatcgtccccaaaagtccagggaccaaactgcaattttacaccccgccgccggaaaacagtcggtttcgccggagaacacgatttcgacttcctcaccttaccacaagctccagatcacatctacaaattaccaggaatacaatcatgcaatcaaaacaacctaacaatccctgagttggccggaatttggccgtgaagttttccagtttccggcgaacatcggaaaacttcaaaacacaactcccttctctacatacctcgttggttcatgaagcttatacgactagattgcaaatttcacagagaacacaacccactataacacaacatcaatctatcacagaataagaaacccccaaatttcaattaagaacattcatacgggttataaaccctaattttgaaattcgaaaattaaacccacttttgagcatgttattgaactccaaatcagacgtatgacatatgaaaatcacaggaaaacaagctctacaacatgcaatcatcaaatcatacaaacaatcatccgaacaaaaattcatatttttaataaaataaattcgaaaataaataaatttttagaaaaataaccttgatttctgaagtgaaacaaagctcagaatctgatagaacacctcaaattcttcgttttggttactcaagctttgaaaacagagatcggtaacgccttcgttttgctgtttgattcttagaacagtttatgtaattagggtttttctctgaaaattctataattatctgtctgcaaatgattatgatacgaaataaaatacggtaaaaggctatttataattacggaaaattagtatcctgttggatcattcccgatataaaacggtacgtttatttgtaaaaactgatccaaacggtatcggttttcgggataattatccaaatcagtacaatttgtactgcggtcttggtctcagcgcctggttacacgtattacgaagtgataattgggatagtttaataaaaagctcccgtttatcaaaaatacgggttttattgatttaccgaaacgaatattgtatcgaaaatattgcgccgggacccgcgcaggacaaaccgtacgtcggatcgaaaaagtcgaaacatggaatatgctcggaatattacaattaggttagaaaggagttctcgaaagagtttcgggttctaaaaacgtaacaacggttgacgtcagttggttcccgtttttataaaatagattttaattacccggaaaaagattttagaaatttcatatgattcttataaatccataaaccaacataaaaataattaggaagatatgacaattatctatattttattttggacatataaaaattaaaatactcaattaatattatttttgaatattcaagtacagataacacttaacaattagctcacagaatagatactgaacacacataataattatataatagcaaaaataattacacgatatatcccggatattacacaatGCCAAGATATTGAAAAACTAATGGCACGGTATTGGTGGGGTCTGTGCAGTCAAAACAAAAGATTCACTGGAAAACTTGGAAAGACATCAGCGTACCAAAAAGTGAGGGTGGACTAGTATTCAGAAAGTTTGTTCAATATAATCAGGCATTATTAACTAAACAAGCATGGAGAATATTACAGAATCCGAACTCGGTTATTTCACAAATACTGCAAACGAGATattttacaaaatcaagcttTTTGGATGCTAAAGAAGGGTATTGCCCTTCTTTTACATGGAGAAGTATTTGTTGTGGAAAGACTTACTTAAGAGGGGGCTAAGAAAGCGTATAGGAAATGGGAAAAATACCAATGCCTATAGAGACCCTTGGTTACCAAGACCACCATCCTTCATACCGATCACCAAAGGTTTAAATGATAATGTGAGAGTCTCAGAATTAATCCAACAACCCGGAAAGTGGAATAGTGGTTTAATCCAACAATGTTTCTTGAGTCTGGATTCTCAACTTATTCTAACCATTCCGCTGAGCCCTTTGATCATGCGGATTCATGGCTCTGGAATTATAGTAAGAATGGGAGATATTCAGTCAGAAGTGGATATAATTTAGCTTTAAGTGGTGACAGTGACATGCCTTCGTCGTCATCTGATGCGATATCAGCTTGGTGGAGGGAATATTGGGCAACTAAAATTCTAAGGAAAATCTTAACTTTTGGGTGGAGAGGTATCAATGAAATTTTACCCACAGTTAAAGGACTTCATTGCAGGAACATAACTACTCATAGCAATTGCCCGCTATGTTGTTTTAGTGAGGATTCTAATGCACATGTGGTATTTTGGTGCCCTTTCGCACAAGAAGTGTGGGTTCTTTTTGAATATCCTTTCTTGATGGGACATAAAGAAGGAATCTCTTTTAAAGGTGTATTACTTTACGCTACAGaggttttaaaaaaaaagaaatgtTTGAGAAGATGTTAATCATTACTTGGGGTATATGGACCGAAAGAAATAAAAGAACTCATGGTCAGCAACTACAAATAAAAATATGGCTATCTTTGTATTATGAAGAGATTAAGGATGTGGTTGTTCCAAAATGAGGTTTAATGCTGAGAGAAGAATTGACACAAGATGGGCAAGTAGAAGTAGGTTCGCAGGATCTCTCACTTTTTGTGGATGCTTCAATTTCCACTGATATTGAAATGATAGGATTAGGAGCTATAATATTTTCATCAAATAAAAAGGCTTAAGCTACCCTCTCAAAAACTTTAGAAGGTATATTATCTGTCTTTCATGCGGAAGCGATGACAATCCTGGTCGGGCTGCATTGGGCACAAACCATTGGACTCCCTATCAAGATGATCTTTTCAGATTCACTATCTTTAGTGCAAGCACTGACTAAAGATAATGAGTATCAGAATGAGATGGGTATTTTTATATCCGACATTAAAATGCTTCTGGAAGATTTTTCTGGAGCAACCATCTCCCATGTAAGCCGTAATTGTAATATGGCAGCTCACGAACTATCTAAACAAGCACTTCAGCTAGAAAGTGAATCCTCATGGGTGGAAGAAAGCCAATAAGTTGATGAGAATCTCTAAGTATGATGGAAATTAATACAATGGAAATCTTATTATTTTCTAATCTATATGTGTACAATGATTGTTGAAAATAAGTGAGGTTGTCAGGTGTAATGATTAGTAACTATAATTAAAAATCACTGACAATCATTAGAAGATTGATATATAAAATAATGTTTAGATTATAATATATTTCTTTGTAGTTTAAGAATATATTACATAGTAAATATATATCTTATAGGTACGTTAATAGATTAAGTTGAATGCAAAGGTTAACAATCAGATTAATGGAGGTATTAACAATTGCAAGTTATGAATTTAGTACTAATAATAAAACCCATTAATTTGTTTATTATTACTGTGTCAGTGGTTTGAAGTTCTTGATGGATTGGTGGGACCATACTGGAAGGCAGTTGGTTTAGCTTTCAACTATACTTTCTTGTTGTTTGGATCTGTTATCCAACTCATAGCTTGTGCAAGGAAAACAAAACTTATTATTAAAATCTTGAATTTAGACACAAATAAGTACTAAATGATTCTTGTTGTTTGTTTTCTGAAgtccttttgttttgttttgatttggGAACAGTAATATCTATTACATTAATGACCATTTGGACAAGAGAACTTGGACTTAGATATTTGGAGCTTGCTGTGCAACTACTGTGTTTATACCCTCATTTCACAACTACCGGATTTGGTCTTTTCTTGGACTTGATATGACAACTTATGCTGCTTAGTAATTGACCATAGCAGCTCTTGCCCATGGCCAGGTATAAAATATGATATACTCAGTTATCCCCTTTAGAGACTAGTTTAAATACACATGTTTCGTTGTAAATGTTAGAACCGTAAAATTTAGTCTCGATAATCATTTGAGTGATATGTATTTTTTGATTTGTTCTTTAGGTTGCTAATGTGAAACACTCAGCTCCTCAAAAGCTTGAGTTGTATTTTACTGGTGCCACTAACATACTATATACCTTTGGTGGTCATGCTGTTACTGTGTAAGTCTTTTATCACTGTCAAAGAATttcattttttgatttatttattgtTACTATCTGCTTCTTCATTACTTCTCCTAGCAGCTTTTTGAGGCCACATTGAGTTTCTTACCAGAAAACAGAATAATGGAAACTACTTTTCCTCTGTTTGTTTGCTAGAAGAATAAAATCAATCCCCATTTACTTATCTAAAAATTATAACAATTTGATGGGCCTCCATTTTACAGTGGTAGATACTCTAATACATACTCATCATTATTTCGGCCTTCTTTCTTGTTTACTTAAGTTCATCCTTACTTCATGATTATATAGTTTATGGCATATACTTGCAAGTTGTATTTTGGACTTGGAGTACTTTATTTCACATCCTACTTTGTTATTTAGAATCCAATCCCCATACTTTTCAGATATAGCATCTTCTCAAACTTTACTTACCTAATAATTTTGACCTATCGAAATTATGTTTAATCTCTACCCTAGTTCTGGATAATTAACTAAATAACCATGCTTAAGTATATGTTAAAGTTAAGAGATTCTTTCAGTTTAGACCTGGACTCTTAAGCGATAAATTGGAGGACCTTTACATATATCTGGACTAATAATATTTTTTCATCTAATTTTATCAAGACAGTGGTCGGTAACTAGATTTTGTGTCCTAATCGTGAAAGGTGAATTGTCGATTTTCAGTGAAATTAGGCAGTAATGTGGAAGCCATAGAAATTCAAGTGCATCTACCTAATAGCCACACTCTATGCTTTCACCCTGACATTTTCATCTACCTTATAGCCACACTCTATGTCTTCAAGTATCAGAATGAGATGGGTATTCTCATATCCGACATAAAAATGCTTCTGGCAGATTTTCTGGAGCAACCATCTCCCAGGTAAGCCGTAATTATAATATGGCAGCTCACGACCTATATAGACAAGCGCTTCGGCTAGAAAGTGAAACCTCATGGGTGGAAGAAAGCCTATAAGTGGATGAGAATCTCTGAGTATGATAAAAATTAACACTATGGAAATCTTATTTTTTTCTAATCTAATCTACACGAGTACAATGCTTGTTGAAAATAAGTTAGGTTGTGAGGTATACCGATTAGAAACTATAATTAAAAATCACTGACGTCAAATAGAAGATTGATATATAAAATAATGTTTAGATTATAATATATTTCTTTGTAGTTTAAAAATATTACATagtaaatatatattatataggTACGTTAATAGATTAAGTTGAATTTAAAGATTAATAACCAGATTAATGGAGGTATATGATTACTTTGGTTATAATTACAGATTCTTTTTATCAAGCTACTGGTTGCTAAACTTgttacttttaaaataatttctctATGTTTAGTGAAATGAGTAGGTGGACTAACGTGATTGAAAATTTATTGATCTATTGATGCAGTAGTGATAGGTTGTTTGAATTTATTTGTTACCGTTATATTATAAATATGACACGATAACTTTTAAGAATTAAGTTTTAACTGCTATAAAGAATGATGTATCTAACCAAAGGTTCCCTTTGGTTAGACTTTTTACTTATTCTAGTATAATAAGATGTTCTAATAAGTTTATAGTTGTGACGATCAAGGGGATTTTGGTTATTAGTGAATTTTGTGTGACTGAACTCGTCTTGTTTTATACAGGAGTGGTTTTGGACAGCAGAGTAGACGGTTTGGGATTGAAAGGTGTTGACAGGAGCAATAATGAGTCGATTCCATCTTTTCAGATAAGTTATTATGCTTTTCTTTTATAGATGTTCACTTTTCAGACCTTAAGGCTTTATTGTCTAAGTTTCTGGGGCATCATGCATGACTTTCGGTTAGATGATAAACTTTATTGTATGAAAGAAACTCATTTTCTATTATATCTCGGTACAATTTATATACGAGTATGTATCACCCTGACAAAAAATTACATACTTGACAAAAAATAAAGAAACACATACTTCGatcaaaaaagaaaaaaaataaatactTATGCAATAAGTTAAAATATCAAATTTTAGATCAACTTTTATTTTATGCTCAATTGATGCTActtgtaaataatattttttttttcatataaaaatgaaaaatctTATAATTTATACAAAAACAAAATATAGGGAAAATCTTATTAACTAATGTTAAATTGAATAATGGTTTCACTTGTTAATAAAGGGTATAGATTGATGTCTTGCACTTTTGCAAGGTTATTGTcttgttctttgtgacaagggACCGATCATTCTATTTTTTTTTAGAAAAGTTAAATGGTTACGTCATCAACAACTCTGGAGGATTTATATGCGAGTCTGTCATTAGAAAGGGAGGAGGAAGGAGGCGTAATTGTTCCGGAAGGGGAGGTGCGTCAGCAGCAAAATTCATACGTATTGGTAGGGCAATTTCTTACAGATAAGAATATTAATTTCAATTCCATGCAAAATGTTCTTGCTTCGTTATGGCGTCCAAATGAGGGAATGAAGATACACAATCTGGGAGGTCATCGATACTCGTTTGTTTTCTTCCATGTGTTGGATATGCAGAAGGTGTTGGATGGAGGGTAATAGACCTTCGAGCAAAGTCTGCTTGTCTATCCTAAACTTGAAGGAAATGAAGATCCCCATTTAGTCGGGTTACATAAAAGTGATATTTGGGTTCAAGTGTATGATCTCCCCAAAAGCCTTACTTATAAGAATATTCTTATGAATATTGGTAAATTCGTGGGTAATTTCGTGAAGTCAGACCCGGCTAATTTTAATGGAGGATGGAGAATGTATGCTCGGATCCGTATAACAATGGATTTGGAAAAGCCTTTAAAAAGACGTATGAAAATAAAACGAGAGGGAGGGGAATGGAGCTGGGTGAATTTTAAGTATGAAAGGTTAAGCTTGTTATGTTTTGTTTGCGGGTTAATAGGACACTCTGATCGGGATTGTAATATGGTATATGCAAACCCTGGTGCGGATATACAACGCGCATATGGAGTGTGGCTAAGAGCTCCTACCAGAAACACAAGCAACCAGAATATGGGAGCAAAATGGCTGCATAATGGAACGGATGGTGGGAAAGTATGGACAGAAACAGGGGGAGATCGTCGTCGGGAACCACCGTACATGGCAGGGATAAGGTGGATGAGCGTTTTATGGAAATAGATGGCAAGATTACCGAGATTGGTGGAGATTTAGGTGGGATTACAATTGTGGAGAGAAACCAGGAGAGAGAAACCAGGGATAATATTTTGGGTAATCAAGTAGCTGGCAGGGTGGAGGGAAAAGGTTTTCAAAATGTTACAGTTGGTATGGATCCTAAAAGGAGGTGTATTAATTCTGAGGATATTACGGAGGAAAGTGAGGGGGAAATAGAAGTTGGGCctaatccaaaaaacgggccaaAAAACACTACACCACAAGTGGCCTCTTGTAACGGTTTTTTCAGTGTAACCAGCTAAAGTGTGACTATAGGtgtcttaaaaattattttgagctatTTATGGTTACACTTTTTTCATTGTAACCATTGGTCTAATTCAGTGTAACCATAGAGAAAATGAGGCATCTACGGTTATACTATAACTAATGTAACCGTTGGTCTTAAAAATAGTGTAACTAATAACTGAATTTATTGGGCGGTTGAATGAAAATGAAATCCAACTGATGAGAGGGAGGCTTGAATTAATTAAAAAACACAAGGGGGGAATTATTACCCCCAACTACTACACTGTCCAAAAATTAGACACTCTCATTTCTCACTCAACACAAACTCAAAACTCACCTCTCACTCAAAATTAACTCACACTCTCATCTCAGTCACCCTCTCACTCACCTCTCACTCAAAACTCAAACACTCACCAAAATTAAGGATTTGAATCAATCGGagtttcaaaattagggtttggGTTTCTTTGGAATTGGGCTTTCAATCGGGTCTTCAGGTTTGGGTCTTGAGTCGGGTATTGGATTAGGGATTTCAAACAAGTCTTCTACAGGTAtgcttctctcttttctctctgtttatgaatgtgtttatgtgtttttttatgttttctctcTACATGTGATTTGTTTTTTATTGCATGTGATTTGTTTCTTTGTGATTTGTGTTTTTTTGGATGGGGTTCCTCACATAATCGAACGGTGtgttttttgtaattttttggttgttattttttgtttttttgttattttttgtGATTTATTTCTATTTTTGGTAGTGATTTATGCTAGAAATAATGTGTTTCTGAGATTGGTTTTTCGTAaatccataattttcttttgtgcccgtgttaattttataaattaccACTATTTGGAGTACTTTAGCTTATGTATTCATATTCATACTTCCTAAATTGCCCTAGGAAACTCTATTTAGTAAGAACATAAAAATATTTGTGATAATATTTGTTATATTTTAGGTGAATGTTGGCGAGGGTAGGACTTCAATTAGTATGACTGTTTCGAGTGTTTATGATATGCAATGTATGAGTATAAGTATGACTGCCCTGCAACTGAGATAACATATATGCATTGTTTATTAGTTATTAGCTAGGTGCCCCATATGTATTATGATTCTGTTGGTCCAGAGGACTACCGTAATTTTAATGTTGCCTCGATATGTAAATTAGGCATGATTCTTTGTTTAGGTCTGTTGTGATAGTCGAACGTCTAGGTTGATGCACAGAGGCCTAGGCTATCTTAGACACAGGGTTGTATAGTAGACTATACATAGGTAATTATTGTGGCTGACTGTATTCATGTTTTACGTACAGTTGGTAGTCATGACAGAGAAAGGTAATACTTGGTTGAATCTTCCCAAGTATACCAAAGGTTATATGGATGGAGTGAAATTGTATGTGATGAAAGCGATGGCTAATTTCGGTAGAGGAGACGAAATTAAGTTTCCTTGTCGTAAGTGTGAAAATCGGTTATGGTGGGGTGGTAGTGACGCTGAGAGTCACCTCATCTGGAGTGGACCTTCTCCGCCGTTTATTCAATCAATTTATGATGTTAGTTTGTTGGTAGACAAAACCGATAATGTAGAATTTGAACATAATACTAGGTTTGGAGATAATCTAGATGACATGTTAGATGTTACATACAGCGACGTAGGACCAAATGATGATGCACGGAAATTTTATCGACTTGTTGATGAAGGAAAGCAACCCCTGTACCCCGGTTGTAAGAATTTCTCGCGATTAAATTTTTTAGTTAGGCTTTACCATTGGAAGTGCTTAAATGGAGTGACCGAGGTTGCATTTGGAGAGATATTGCAGTTGTTAAAAGAGGTTGTCCCTGATATTAACGTGCCTTCCACTTTTAATTTAGCTAAAAATATCATCAAAGATCTCGGTCTTGACTACAAGAAGATAGATGCATGTCCGAATGAATGCATCTTGTATTGGGGTGATAATAAAGATAGAGTTTGTTGCAAAACTTGTGGTGTTTCTAAGTGGAAAGGTGTGGAGCAAGGCCAGGAACAAGAATTGGACGTTAATAGTAATAGAATTCCTGCCAAAGTAATGAGATTTTTTTCGCTCATCCCAAGGCTACAACGACTGTATATGTGCAAAGATTTTGCTAAAAAAATGGTGTGGCATGCAGTTGAACGAAAGAAAGATGGGAAGTTACGACATCCGGCTGATGGTGAAGCCTGGAAAATCATGGACGCCAAATATCCCGAGTTTTCATCAGAACTTCGTAATGTCAGATTGGGTATAGCTACAGATGGGTTCAATCCGTTTTGCAAGATGAGTGCCACACACAGCACATGGCCAATTGTAGTCGTGAACTACAACCTTCCGCCATGGCTGAACATGAAACCAGAGAACTTGATTCTCTCAACAATTATTCCTGGTCCAAATGATCCAGGGAACAATATTGATGTCTACATGCAACCTCTGATTGAGGAGTTGAAAGAGCTGTGGAAAACAGGGGTAGAAACTTATGACGCTGCAACTAATCAGAAATTTACGTTACGAGCAAGTGTTCTTTGGAAAATTTCTGACTTTCCGGGATATCCAATGATGTTGGGGTGGAGCACAAAAGGGAAGCTTGCGTGTCCAGTTTGCCATTATGAAACATCATCGATGTATTTGAAGCATAACAAGAAATTGTGCTATATGAACCATCGGAAATTCTTAGACCCAAATCATAAGTGGAGATTTGACAAAAGAAGATTTAATGGTGAAGTAGAGACTTAACTGGGAGACAAGTTGCCGAAATTCTCGATGGTTACGAGAATTCTTTTATTGGGGTGGGTAAAAAAAGAAAAGTTAGTTGCGATATCAACCCTTGGAATAAAATCAATCTTTTTTGACTTGCTATATTGGAAGGACAGCTTAACTCGGCATAACCTTAATGTTATGCATATTGAAAAGAACATATGCGATGGTGTTTTAGGCACCTTGCTAAACATTGGTGGTTATACGAAAGACCATCTAGCAGCTAGGTTagatttgcaagatcaaggtatTAGGAAGACGCTTCATCCTATGTCCTCTGCTGATGGAAAACATCTTGAATTTAGGGCGGCAAAGTTTGACATGACGAACaaagaaaaggaaatattttGTTCCGTTCTTGAAAATGTGAAATTCCCCTACGATTTTGCTTTCAACATTAGCAAATGCGTGCAAGATAGGAAAGTGATGGGATATAAGAGTCATGATGCACATGTAATTATGCAATACCTGTTACAATTTGTTGTCAAAGGATCGTTAAAGCCCGAGGTTGCAGTACCTCTGATTAGACTAGTTGAATTTTTTAGATGCATCTGTTCTAAAGTTATTGAGTTGGATGAAATAAAAAGGTTGCAAGAGGAGATTATTGAAATACTTTGTCAACTTGAGAACGTATTTACAAATCCCTTCTTTGACATTATGGTCCACCTACCGGTACATTTGTGCAAGGAAATTCAATATGTTGGATCAGTCCAGCAAAGATGGATGTACTTCATTGAACGATACCTCGATGTATTAAAGAAGTATGTCTGCAATAGGAGTAAACCCGAAGGATCCATTGCGGAAGATTACCTTGCTCATGAATGTTTGACATTCTGTGCAAGGTTTCACAAtgatgaccaaaataaatcagtcaATGAGTCTCCAAGTGTAAATGCAGAAAAAAGTGGGTATGCTATCGGTTTAGGGAAAAGCAAATACGGGAAGGACATTAACTTAGGTGAAGATACTTGGATTATAGCTCATAGGTACATTCTATTTAACTATGATGACAAGGAAGTGGAAGACCTAATTGAGTAAGTCCCTTAAATAAAATACTTGACATAACACTTcttaagtaaataaaataaaatatgaattaaaaaaACTAATAAACCATTTCTGTTTATAATTCCAGGAAATATCATAAGTTATTAGACTCCAACTTGGAGAATATTGCGAAGTCCAAACGGTATAAAACTGAAAAAACACATACTGATGCAGTATGTGAGTGGTTCAGGTCTGAAATTAGCAAAAAAATGAATGTTTCAAGGGAAGTAGCTTCCTTAGCAAAAGGTCCAAGATGACAGGCTAAGCGGTATAGCGGGTACGTAGTCAATGGATATAGGTTTCATACAGAGCAAAGAGATCGCAAGTGCACCACACAAAATAGTGGTGTCTTCTTGACAGCTCTAACTACTAGTTTCGCAAGTtcaaaagacacaaatccatcAGTTGGGGAAGTTAGTTTCTATGGATCAATTCAAGAAATACTAGAAATTGACTACTGGGGAGCCTTTCGTGTTGTTCTGTTTAGGTGTACATGGTATAAAGATGACAAGGATTCA is a genomic window containing:
- the LOC141713936 gene encoding uncharacterized protein LOC141713936; the protein is MDRNRGRSSSGTTVHGRDKVDERFMEIDGKITEIGGDLGGITIVERNQERETRDNILGNQVAGRVEGKGFQNVTVGMDPKRRCINSEDITEESEGEIEVGPNPKNGPKNTTPQVASCNGFFSLVVMTEKGNTWLNLPKYTKGYMDGVKLYVMKAMANFGRGDEIKFPCRKCENRLWWGGSDAESHLIWSGPSPPFIQSIYDVSLLVDKTDNVEFEHNTRFGDNLDDMLDVTYSDVGPNDDARKFYRLVDEGKQPLYPGCKNFSRLNFLVRLYHWKCLNGVTEVAFGEILQLLKEVVPDINVPSTFNLAKNIIKDLGLDYKKIDACPNECILYWGDNKDRVCCKTCGVSKWKGVEQGQEQELDVNSNRIPAKVMRFFSLIPRLQRLYMCKDFAKKMVWHAVERKKDGKLRHPADGEAWKIMDAKYPEFSSELRNVRLGIATDGFNPFCKMSATHSTWPIVVVNYNLPPWLNMKPENLILSTIIPGPNDPGNNIDVYMQPLIEELKELWKTGVETYDAATNQKFTLRASVLWKISDFPGYPMMLGWSTKGKLACPVCHYETSSMYLKHNKKLCYMNHRKFLDPNHKWRFDKRRFNGEVET